The following nucleotide sequence is from Candidatus Methylomirabilota bacterium.
CGCGTGCGCGAGCTCACCGATCGCCCCTTCGGCGTCAATCTCTGGCTTCACACGGCGCTTCGCCCGCCGGTGGACGTGGCCACCGTCGCCGAGGCGACCGTGCGCGCCGTCCAGGGAACGCTCAACGGATTCCGCGAGCGCCTGGGCCTTCCCCGGACGGTCGCCCGCCCACCCGGCGCGCCCGACCTGATCGACGCCGCCTTCCGCGTGATCCTCGAGGAGCGCGTCCCGGTCTGGTCGATCGGCCTGGGCGACCCCGGCTCCGAGATGGTGCGCGAGTGCCGATCCCGCGGCATCAAGGTCATGGCGATGGTGGCCACGGTGGAGGACGCGCGGGCGGTCGCCGCCTCCGGCGTGGACATCGTCGTCGCCCAGGGGAGCGAGGCGGGCGGCCACCGCTCGACGTGGGTCAAACGGGCGTCCGCCGAGGCGGCCAACGTCGGGACCATGGCCCTGGTGCCGCAGATCGTGGACGTGGTGCGGGTCCCGGTGGTCGCCGCCGGCGGCATCGCCGACGGCCGAGGCCTGGTGGCGGCGCTGGCCCTGGGCGCCAGCGGCATCCTCCTCGGCACCCGGTTCGTGGCCACGCGGGAGTCGGCGGCGGCCGAGTTCTGGAAGAAGAACCTGCTCGAGCGCGACAGCGACGCCACCACGGTGACCGACGCCTTCACGGGACTCTATGCCCGCGCGCTACAGAATACGTTCAGCCGCGACTACACGGCGTCCGGCGCGCCCGTGTTGCCGCCACTCGTCCAGCGTAACGCGGCCAACGACGTGTACCTGGCCGCGCTCAAGCGGGCCGACGGCGAGTACTATCCGATGTGGTCGGGGCAGAGCGTGGGGCTCATTCACGACCTGCCCGGCGCGGCCGAGGTGGTCGAGACGATCATGCGGGAGGCGCGCGCCGTGCTGGCCGCGTTGTCCGACCGCGAGCGGGGAGGACGTCCCTCGTGAAGCTCGACATCGGCATGCTGACCCACGATCTCACGTCCATCCCGGACTATGCGCGAAAGGTCGAGGCGCTGGGGTTCGACTGCCTCTGGTCCTCCGAGACCCAGCACGATCCATTCCTGCCCCTGGCCGTGGCGGCCACGGTGACCTCGCGGCTGAGGCTCGGCACCGCGATCGCCGTGGCCTTCCCGCGCAGCCCCATGATCACCGCGCACATCGCTTGGGACCTCCAGAAGGCCTCCGAGGGACGGTTCATCCTGGGCCTCGGCTCCCAGGTCAAGGGGCACAACGAGCGCCGGTTCTCCGTGAAGTTCGACGCGCCCGGGCCCCGGATGCGCGAGATCGTGCTGGCCCTCCGCGCCATCTGGAGCTGCTGGCAGCAGGGCACCCGGCTCAACTTCAAGGGCGAGTTCTACCGCTTCGACCTGATGACGCCCTTCTTCAACCCGGGACCGATCGCCCACCCCGAGATTCCCATCTACATCGCCGGGGTGAACGCGTACATGTGCCGCATCGCCGGCGAGGTGTGCGACGGCCTGCACGTCCACCCGTTCAACAGCCCCACCTACCTGCGCCAGTACGTCCATCCCGCCGTGGAGGAAGGGCTGCGCGCGGCCGGCCGCTCGCGCAAGGACTTCACCTACACCACCTCGACGTTCGTGATCCTGGGCGACACCGAGGAGGAGTTCCGCCGCGAGCGCGAGGCGGTCCGCCAGCAGATCGCCTTCTATGCGTCCACCCGGACGTACGCGCCCGTGCTGGCCGCCCACGGCTGGCAGGACCTCGCGGCCACGCTGCACCGCAAGTCCGTCGAGGGCGACTGGACCGGCATGGCCGCCCTGATCACCGACGAGATGGTGGACACCTACGCCGTCACCGGCACCTACGCGAACATCGCGGCGCGGATCACGGAGCGCTACGCGGGGCTGCTGGACCGCACGGCCTTCTATCGACCGCGGCCGCCGGGGCTCGACGACCCCCGACTGCCGCGCGTGGTCGGAGCGTTCAACCAGACCTGAAGGGAGATCCATGAAAGCGCTGGCCTTCAACGAGTTCGGCGGCCCCGACAAGCTCAGACTCCAGGACGTTCCCGACCCGAAGATCGGGCCCGACGAGGCGCTGATTCGCGTCCGGGCCTGCGCCCTGAATCACCTCGACATCTTCGTCCGCGAAGGCATCCCGGCGCTGAAGACGCCCCTGCCCTTCTGGACGGGCTGCGACATCGCCGGCGACATCGCCGAGGTCGGGGCCGCGGTCGCCGGCGTGAAGGCGGGCGACCGCGTGGTGGTCAATCCGAACGTCACCTGTGGGCGCTGCGAGTTCTGCATCCAGGGCGAGGACAGCCTCTGCGTGCGCTACGGCATCGTCGGCGAGCACGTCCCCGGCGGAATGGCCGAGCTCGTGAAGGTGCGGGGCGACAACGTGCTCAAGCTCCCCGACCGCATCAGCTACGAGGACGCGGCGTCCTTCGTTCTCACCAACATGACCGCCTGGCGCATGGTGGTCACCCAGGGCCAGGTGCGGGCCGGGCAGGATGTCCTCATCCTCGGGGTCGGCGGCGGCGTGTCGTCGACCGCCGTGCAGATCGCCAAGCTCTGCGGGGCGCGCGTCTTCGTCACCTCGTCGAGCGACGCCAAGCTCGAGCGGGCCCGCCAGCTCGGTGCCGACGTGGGCATCAACTACGCGAAAGAGGATTGGGCGAAGGTGGTCTTCGACAAGACGGGTCGGCGCGGCGTGGATCTCGTCATCGAGAACGTCGGGGCGTCGACGTGGAAGCAGTCCCTCCGGTCGGTGCGCAAGGGCGGCCGGCTCGTCACCTGCGGAGCGACCACCGGCCCCATCGGCGAGACCGACATCCGCATCGTCTTCTGGAACCAGATCCACATCATCGGCTCGACCATGGCCAACCGCAGGGAGTTCAACGAGGTCCTGCGGCTGTTCTGCGACGGCAAGCTCAGAGCCATCGTGGACGAGGTGGTGCCCCTCAAGGACGGTGCCGCCGCCCAGCAGCGCCTGGCCGAGGGAAAGCAGTTCGGGAAGATCGTGTTGAGGGTCTGAGGCGCCGCCCGGCTTGACGGCGTCGGTTCGCTAGTGACGGCCGCGGCGCTCGGGCTTCTCGATCCGCTCCGGCCGCTGAGGCCGCTCGACTCTCTCGATCCGTTCCGGTTTCTGCGGCCGCTCCGGGCGCTCGATCCGCTCCGGCCGCTCCACCTTCTCCACCCGCTCGGGCTTGTCCAGCGGCTCCAGCCTCTCCGGCCGTTCCGCTCGCTCCACGCGCTCCACGCGTTCGGGGCGGTCCCGGCGTTCAGGGCGGTCCCGGCGTCGCGGGCGCTCGATCTTGTGCGGGCGCTCCGGCTTGTCCAAAGGCGCCGGTCGCTCGACTGTGTCGCGTCGGTCCGACGACGGGGACGCCGAGCGCTGGATCGCTCCGCCCGCTCGCCCTTTGAGCGTCCGTCCGGGGTTGGCCTGGCCGGCGCCCGGCGCGATCGACGGCGCGGGCTCGAACGGCCCGCTGCTCGGCGATGTGGTATCCGCCGTCGGGGTCGGTGCCGTCGCGCTCGGGCCTGCGGGGCTCGGAGGCACCGGCGGCGAGCTCTTCAGGGGCTCGCCCGGCGTATGACTCGGCGTCACGGGCAGCGCCGTCCTCGGTGGTTCGGGCGGCGTTGCGACCTTCGGGGTCTCGGCAGGCGGAGGCGCGACCGTCGGCGGTTCGACCCGCGCATCCGGCGCCGCCGCCCTCGGAGCCTCGGGCGCCACGGCCCTCAGTGGTTCGGGCGACGCGACCCGCGGTGGTTCGGGCGGCGCCACTGTCGGCGCAGGCGCGACGACGTTCGGCGTGACCGGCGCTGAGCTGCGGGACGCCAACGCCCCCTCCCCTCCCGCGCCCGATGAGCGGAGGCGCGGAGGCGGCAGAATGCGCTCGGCCCGCTCGATCTTCTCGGAGCGGGCTGGCGCCACTCGTTCCACGACTGCGCTTCCTCGACCGACGTCGGCCGTGCGCGCCGCGGGCGATACCGGCTCCGGACGGTTCGACGCCGATGCCGGTGCGGGCGGAGGCGCTACGGGTGGCGGCGCCGGCGCGGCCTGATCGCCGGAGCGCGCGATCGCCGACGGCTCGGCGGTGACGGACGCCGAGCCAGGCGGTATGCTGCCGGGACCGGCCCCTCGCCGGTCGGCAACGGAGCTGGCGGGCAGGCGCGCCCTCGTACTGCGCACGTGCCGCGTGGCGATGGCGCCGTTCGGGCCCGCCCCGCCGTTCGCCGAAGCCGAACGGCCCAGATCTTCGAATCGCAGACGCAGCCGATCGGCGGCGTCACCGACCTGGTAGAGCACGGCCATCACCGTGCTGACCCGTCCGGACAGCGCCCGGAACTCCTGCTGCACGGAAGCGGGCGCCCCCGACCAGGTCAGAGCCACGACGGCCAGGACCGCGGCGATGCCGAAGCTGGCGCCCGCGGCGCCGTGGCCGACCTTCGTGATCGAACCCCGACGGCGCTGCCCGTCCGGCTGGCCGTCGGGCGAGGTCGCAAAGCCGTAGAGATAGACGAGGACGCAGACGATCAACGCCCCGACGACGCTCGCCACCATGGTGCCGATGAGCGCGAAATGTGCAAGCTCGTTCATATGTCACCCAGCAAATTGCGTTGAGCAATCCCCGGGCCAGGGAACTCAGCGCGCGGGTCGTTCGGAGGCCGGCAGCCACGGCTCCGATCGTTCCACGCGGAGCAGCATGGCCTCCACGGAAACGTTGATCTGGCGAACCAGCGACTCGATCGCGCTGACGCGCGCAGCGAGCGCGTGCAGATCGTCGGCGAGTCGGGCGGGGTCCGCGACGCCGGACCGGGGCGAGAGCGCGACGACTGTCAGCAGCGTCGTGACGGCGAAGCAGGTGGCGGCGAAGGTATATCCCAGGCGGGTGACGAAGATGCGGCGGCGCGCGACATCGATCCGCTCGTCCTCGGGGGGAAGGAAGCCATATTTGACAATCAACCCACAGAGCACCAGGCCCCCCAGGGCGCTCGCCACGATGCTCCCGGTCAGGGCGTAGTGGGCAAGCGTGTTCATACGGCGCACTCGGCCCTGGGCATAGCGCAATAATCGAGCCAGTTGGCGAGGCGGGGCGGAGCCGGATCGCGAGCTCTCTAGGGGTCGACCCTCAGCTTCGGGTGACGGAGCCCGAAATAGGCGGCCATCGTCGCGGCGGCCAGCAGGTTGGCCACCAGCACGGACGGCCACGTGAGCACTTTTAGAATGGGGGCCGCGAAGAGCATCGCCGCGATCGTGAACCCGAACTCGAAGACGACGAAGAGTAACAGGATGCCGAAGCCGATGCTGGGGTTGCGTTCGGCCATGCCGAGCAGCCGGGAGACGACGCCACCGATGGCCGCGAAGGCGAGGCCGTGGACCCACGTGAACATCAGGACCATCTCCATCGAGACGGGCAGGGTCTCCACCGCGGCCAGCCCGGCGCCGCGGCGGAAGAGGGCCGTGCCCAGCACCGTGGGCGTGTAGAGCGGCCGTCCGTTGATCACGTCGACGACCAGGAACCAGGCGGCGACGGTCGCGGCCCCGATGATGCCCGCGATGATGCCTTCCTGGTAGAGTCTCGCCGTGTCGGAGCCGGCAGTGGTGGCGGGAGCGGCGGTGGTCGCGCCGGGCTGAGTGGTCATCGCCCTCTCCTTTCGGGGGTCGGAGCCCACCTCATCGACGGATGCCGCAGTATATTCCCGGCGCCGCGGGCGGCGCAACGACCTCCGGGCGACGGCGAGGAGCCTCCGACTATCTGGTAGCCTGTCGGAATAACCGCGGTTCGAGCGCCGCCTTCGCCGGCGCAACCCGTCCTGGGGGAGGCTCGGAGGGGGCCGTAACGTCCGCCCCCTTCGATGACTAGTAGTAGCCCGGCTCGCCGGGGAGGATCGCGCGCTGGGTGCCGTGTTCGGTGATGAGCCGCGGGCGGACCATCGACACGCGGCGTCCTTGCAGGCGCCGGAGCGCCTCCGCGCTGGAGGCGGCGCCGTCGAAGAGCGTGAGATTCGTGAGCGTCGGCAGCCGGAGCGGGATCGCCCCGCGCCGGCCCGCTTCCAGGGCCGCGGCGGGCCCCAGCCACCGCACCGCCACGATCTCGCGCTCGTCGGCCACCGCTTCCTGGCTCGGGAACATCTCGGCCGCGAAGAAACGCGTGTCGAAACGGAGCGGCCGCTCCTCGGGCGTGATCCAGTGCGCGAAATACGTGAGGCGATCCGTGGCCAGCGTGAGGCGCTCCCCACGCACCATCTCCCAGAACGCGCGATGGTCCCGCTGGCAGGCGCGCCGGTAGTCGGCGAAGCGGGGCCCGTCCACGCACGCCGGGCGTCCACCCGGCTCGTAAGCGAGCAGCACGCCGACCTCCTCGAAGGCCTCGCGGATGGCGCCGACGCAGTAGCCGAGGGCCGTGGGCGCGGCCGCCTCGAGGCCGAGCCGGTGGGCCGCATCGTCCGCGTTCAGCCCGGCACACCACCGGCCAGGGTCGTCGGGCGTGTCGTCGTCTTCGACCTTGCCTCCCGGGAACACGAAGTCACCGGCGGCGAACCGGCTCTCGAGGTGGCGCTGGATCAGGAGCGTCTCGACGCCGCCTCCGGGACGGTCGCGCAGGAGCACCAGCGTGGCGGCCGGCACGGGAGCGGTGGGCGCTGGTTTGACGGACACCCCGGCAGTGTGACACGATGACCGCGCTCTGTCATTCCCGTGAAGGAGGACGACGTCGGATGGGCGCCGAGGCACGCCTGAAAGAAAAGAACATCACGCTGCCCACGCCGCCGACGCCGTTGGCGAACTACGTGGGCGCGGTCCGGGTCGGCAACCTGCTCTTCCTCTCCGGCCACGGCCCGCTCCGCGACGGCAAGGCCACCGCCCGCGGCAAGCTGGGCAAGGACCTGTCGGTGGAGCAGGGCTATCAGGTGGCCCGCCAGGTCGGGCTCAATCTGTTGGCCACCACGCGCGCGACGCTGGGCAGCCTCGACAAGGTCAAGCGCGTCGTCAAGGTCCTCGGCATGGTCAACTCGGCGGAGGGCTTCGGTGACCAGCCCAAGGTCATCAACGGCTTCTCCGATCTCATGGTGGAAGTCTTCGGCGACATCGGTCGGCACGCGCGCTCGGCCGTCGGCATGGCCGAGTTGCCGATGGGCATCCCCGTCGAGATCGAGATGATCCTCGAGGTGGAGTAAGAGGGACCTCAGATCGACCTGCACCACGCCCTCGAAGCCGCCGGCGTCGTCGTCCTCGGGCTCCTCTTTTACTCGTACACGTATCACTGGTTCCAGCCGGGCCGCCGGGGCAACCGGCGCTGGCGGGTCCTGGTCAACGGGCTCGTCTTCGGCGCGCTCTCCGTGGTCCTGATGATCGCCCGCATCCAGCTCGCCGACGGTCTCTACATCGACGCGCGCAGCGTCCCGGTGGCGCTCATCGGCCTGTTCGAGGGCTGGCAGGCGGGGCTCCTGGCCAGCGCCCTGCCCGTAATCTATCGCCTGGTCAAGCTGGGCGGCGCCGGCGCGCTCGCGGGCGCGGCCGGCGTGATCGTGGCCGGCCTGCTGGGGG
It contains:
- a CDS encoding nitronate monooxygenase; protein product: MTFRTALCDLVGIDHPIVQSDMGGVAGPDLVAEVSRAGGLGVLAGLNVPPDDLRRMIHRVRELTDRPFGVNLWLHTALRPPVDVATVAEATVRAVQGTLNGFRERLGLPRTVARPPGAPDLIDAAFRVILEERVPVWSIGLGDPGSEMVRECRSRGIKVMAMVATVEDARAVAASGVDIVVAQGSEAGGHRSTWVKRASAEAANVGTMALVPQIVDVVRVPVVAAGGIADGRGLVAALALGASGILLGTRFVATRESAAAEFWKKNLLERDSDATTVTDAFTGLYARALQNTFSRDYTASGAPVLPPLVQRNAANDVYLAALKRADGEYYPMWSGQSVGLIHDLPGAAEVVETIMREARAVLAALSDRERGGRPS
- a CDS encoding TIGR03617 family F420-dependent LLM class oxidoreductase; translated protein: MKLDIGMLTHDLTSIPDYARKVEALGFDCLWSSETQHDPFLPLAVAATVTSRLRLGTAIAVAFPRSPMITAHIAWDLQKASEGRFILGLGSQVKGHNERRFSVKFDAPGPRMREIVLALRAIWSCWQQGTRLNFKGEFYRFDLMTPFFNPGPIAHPEIPIYIAGVNAYMCRIAGEVCDGLHVHPFNSPTYLRQYVHPAVEEGLRAAGRSRKDFTYTTSTFVILGDTEEEFRREREAVRQQIAFYASTRTYAPVLAAHGWQDLAATLHRKSVEGDWTGMAALITDEMVDTYAVTGTYANIAARITERYAGLLDRTAFYRPRPPGLDDPRLPRVVGAFNQT
- a CDS encoding zinc-binding dehydrogenase, whose product is MKALAFNEFGGPDKLRLQDVPDPKIGPDEALIRVRACALNHLDIFVREGIPALKTPLPFWTGCDIAGDIAEVGAAVAGVKAGDRVVVNPNVTCGRCEFCIQGEDSLCVRYGIVGEHVPGGMAELVKVRGDNVLKLPDRISYEDAASFVLTNMTAWRMVVTQGQVRAGQDVLILGVGGGVSSTAVQIAKLCGARVFVTSSSDAKLERARQLGADVGINYAKEDWAKVVFDKTGRRGVDLVIENVGASTWKQSLRSVRKGGRLVTCGATTGPIGETDIRIVFWNQIHIIGSTMANRREFNEVLRLFCDGKLRAIVDEVVPLKDGAAAQQRLAEGKQFGKIVLRV
- a CDS encoding NUDIX hydrolase yields the protein MSVKPAPTAPVPAATLVLLRDRPGGGVETLLIQRHLESRFAAGDFVFPGGKVEDDDTPDDPGRWCAGLNADDAAHRLGLEAAAPTALGYCVGAIREAFEEVGVLLAYEPGGRPACVDGPRFADYRRACQRDHRAFWEMVRGERLTLATDRLTYFAHWITPEERPLRFDTRFFAAEMFPSQEAVADEREIVAVRWLGPAAALEAGRRGAIPLRLPTLTNLTLFDGAASSAEALRRLQGRRVSMVRPRLITEHGTQRAILPGEPGYY
- a CDS encoding RidA family protein, coding for MGAEARLKEKNITLPTPPTPLANYVGAVRVGNLLFLSGHGPLRDGKATARGKLGKDLSVEQGYQVARQVGLNLLATTRATLGSLDKVKRVVKVLGMVNSAEGFGDQPKVINGFSDLMVEVFGDIGRHARSAVGMAELPMGIPVEIEMILEVE